The following coding sequences lie in one Sesamum indicum cultivar Zhongzhi No. 13 linkage group LG9, S_indicum_v1.0, whole genome shotgun sequence genomic window:
- the LOC105170879 gene encoding transcription factor FER-LIKE IRON DEFICIENCY-INDUCED TRANSCRIPTION FACTOR-like: MERLTGEETGINPFQEYAITTTADFGLIDFMDSETNLDQFIDLIRGDNAADDPIANFTSQPLDRDQFSCLANVDQLFPPAHDQLFDDLDVAINHVVNISTPPDCSALDQVEKRDDDEDHDVVDEEEESSATTANTSVEKQRKSSKTDRSRTLISERRRRGRMKEKLYALRSLVPNITKMDKASIVGDAVLYVQDLQMQAKKLKSEIAGLESSILTRGNITKYQDRTTHNSKKLKPTSFYPSTVLLKKISKMDVFQVEEGGFYVRVVCDKGKGVAVALYKALQSLKSFRVQNSNLATCAENYVFTFNLMQITEVEVDVNLQSLKMWVASVFRNQGFDFDTSPST; encoded by the exons ATGGAGAGGCTGACAGGAGAAGAAACAGGAATAAACCCATTCCAAGAATATGCAATTACCACTACTGCTGATTTCGGGTTAATAGATTTCATGGATAGTGAAACCAATTTGGATCAGTTCATTGATCTCATCCGGGGAGATAATGCAGCTGATGACCCTATTGCCAACTTCACCTCTCAGCCCTTGGATCGTGATCAGTTCAGCTGTTTGGCTAATGTCGACCAGCTTTTCCCGCCAGCACATGATCAGTTGTTTGATGATCTTGATGTTGCAATAAACCATGTTGTGAACATTAGTACTCCTCCTGATTGCAGTGCGTTGGATCAGGTGGAGAAAAGGGACGATGATGAGGATCATGATGTTGttgatgaggaggaggaatCCTCTGCAACGACTGCTAACACGTCGGTGGAGAAGCAGAGGAAGAGTAGTAAGACTGATCGATCAAGAACGTTAATTTCGGAGCGGAGGAGGAGGGGAAGAATGAAGGAAAAGCTCTATGCTTTGCGCTCTTTGGTGCCTAATATCACCAAG ATGGACAAAGCTTCCATTGTCGGGGACGCGGTGTTGTATGTGCAAGACTTGCAAATGCAGGCCAAGAAGCTGAAATCTGAGATTGCAGGCCTTGAGTCATCAATATTGACAAGAGGAAATATCACCAAGTATCAAGATAGAACCACTCACAATTCCAAGAAATTGAAGCCCACAAGCTTCTATCCCAGTACAGTACTACTCAAGAAGATTTCCAAG ATGGATGTATTTCAAGTAGAGGAAGGAGGGTTCTACGTGCGAGTTGTGTGTGACAAAGGGAAAGGTGTTGCTGTGGCTCTTTACAAGGCGCTTCAGTCCCTTAAAAGCTTTAGAGTTCAAAACTCTAATTTGGCTACTTGTGCTGAAAATTATGTGTTCACCTTCAATCTCATGCAG ATTACAGAAGTTGAAGTGGATGTGAACTTGCAGAGTCTGAAGATGTGGGTTGCAAGCGTTTTTCGTAATCAAGGGTTTGATTTTGATACGTCGCCATCTACTTAA
- the LOC105170757 gene encoding protein UPSTREAM OF FLC, with the protein MEGRMKTYRQLSPERAKVWTEKSPRYHYNHHYNQQQQQSCKVPVVYYLCRNRQLEHPHFIEVPISSPDGLYLRDVIERLNVLRGRGMASMYSWSCKRSYKNGYVWHDLCYDDLILPAHRNEYVLKGSELFQESDSGRFSPAETDILRNQKALPEPPSSRSQEESSSSSSLNGITTKTSQDDELSPPDQRPCSSAVSPELSVGKNSSWNGSLSLTEYKVYKSDGLADASTQTEENVSSAVGARDACTRSRPTDDGLLENETSGSRSNQVPRVKDSPEISRDFFSTPPSTSSASSSSGRTDTLESLIRADARKLNSLRIVQEEEFRIPSNSKLKASNMIMQLISCGSISVKDQSFGLIPTYKPSFSNSKFSSPLFSTSSMLGELDCQRENPRLMSLTLEDKGYFSGSLVETSKLKEGVPNLKRSSSFNADRSIEQFDSIEEKEEGHSTRSKCIPISIKATLSKQPRCESMRSPISDGPRISSDRVECSRTTTSGQTIEPPAMSKPDSCRNEKENVITIEERLASGARVIIQSEAAYGGEDN; encoded by the exons ATGGAGGGAAGAATGAAAACATATAGGCAATTGAGCCCCGAACGAGCTAAAGTATGGACAGAGAAATCGCCCAGATATCACTACAATCATCACTATaaccagcagcagcagcaaagTTGTAAAGTTCCCGTAGTTTACTATCTTTGTAGGAATCGACAACTTGAGCACCCCCATTTCATCGAAGTCCCTATTTCTTCCCCTGATGGCCTTTACTTGAGAG ATGTGATTGAAAGGCTTAATGTTTTGAGAGGCAGAGGAATGGCTTCGATGTACTCTTGGTCTTGTAAGAG GAGTTACAAGAATGGTTATGTATGGCATGATCTTTGCTACGATGATTTAATCCTTCCGGCTCATCGGAATGAGTATGTTCTAAAGGGTTCAGAGCTCTTTCAAGAATCTGATTCTG GTCGATTTAGTCCTGCTGAGACCGACATATTACGGAATCAGAAAGCACTCCCTGAACCACCATCTTCCAGAAGCCAAGAAGAATCTTCGTCTTCATCTAGCTTGAACGGAATAACTACAAAGACTTCTCAGGACGATGAACTGTCTCCTCCGGATCAGCGTCCTTGCTCATCAGCCGTGTCACCAGAGCTCAGTGTTGGTAAAAATTCCTCTTGGAATGGTTCTTTGAGCCTGACAGAGTATAAAGTCTACAAAAGTGATGGTCTTGCTGATGCTTCCACTCAGACCGAGGAAAATGTAAGCAGTGCTGTTGGAGCTCGAGATGCTTGTACCCGAAGTCGTCCTACTGATGATGGTTTATTGGAGAACGAGACTAGTGGCAGTCGTTCGAACCAAGTTCCTCGGGTAAAGGACAGTCCAGAGATTAGCCGAGACTTTTTTTCAACACCTCCCTCAACATCCAGTGCTTCTTCATCGAGTGGTAGGACCGATACCTTGGAATCGCTGATTAGAGCTGATGCTAGGAAGCTCAACAGCTTGAGGATAGTTCAAGAGGAGGAATTTCGAATCCCATCCAATTCAAAACTCAAAGCTTCAAATATGATAATGCAGCTGATTTCGTGCGGTTCAATATCTGTGAAAGATCAGAGCTTTGGCCTGATACCAACCTACAAGCCAAGCTTTTCAAATTCCAAATTTTCGTCCCCATTGTTCTCCACATCATCAATGCTGGGAGAGCTTGATTGCCAGAGAGAGAATCCTCGTCTTATGAGTCTGACCTTGGAGGACAAAGGATACTTCAGTGGGAGCTTGGTTGAAACGAGTAAGCTCAAGGAAGGAGTGCCCAATCTAAAACGTTCTTCTTCGTTCAATGCTGATCG AAGTATAGAGCAATTTGATTCTatagaagaaaaggaagaaggacACTCTACGCGTTCAAAGTGCATCCCTATATCAATTAAGGCTACTCTTAGCAAACAGCCAAGATGTGAATCAATGAGATCCCCCATTTCCGACGGACCTAGAATTTCATCTGATAGAGTGGAGTGTTCACGAACAACTACATCCGGCCAAACGATTGAGCCTCCCGCGATGAGTAAACCAGATTCTTGCAGAAACGAAAAGGAAAACGTGATCACAATTGAAGAAAG GCTTGCTTCAGGAGCTCGGGTTATAATACAATCCGAAGCAGCTTACGGAGGAGAGGACAACTGA
- the LOC105170759 gene encoding zinc finger protein ZAT5-like produces the protein MMMKMEILEEFAGSNDHAIVKGKRTKRPRPSSSASSSGGGSGGGVVEAHNSLLVSYSPTTSSGISTSMEEDEDMANCLILLARGGSPPPIKAVEGKFSSRKFAEMATTAAGKVGIYVYECKTCNRTFPSFQALGGHRASHKKPKPTTDDDQKKSPPAPPPPDYQEEEEAPPPSTQLPNNKSCHYYDHNKPKIHECSICGSEFASGQALGGHMRRHRTAPSTTGTRIGTSVDNDSPTTSHDVSEKPRNTLEFDLNLPAESPEDDKLQDHEFPAKQQPRLVFSAAALVDCHY, from the coding sequence atgatgatgaaaatggaaatCTTGGAAGAGTTCGCGGGGTCTAACGATCACGCCATCGTTAAAGGGAAGCGCACCAAGCGGCCGAGACCGTCGTCCTCAGCCTCGTCGAGCGGCGGTGGATCTGGCGGAGGAGTAGTAGAGGCTCATAATTCATTATTGGTTTCGTATTCTCCCACCACTTCAAGTGGAATATCAACGAGTATGGAGGAAGACGAGGACATGGCCAACTGTTTGATTCTCCTCGCACGCGGGGGTTCTCCTCCCCCAATCAAGGCGGTGGAGGGCAAATTCAGCAGCCGGAAATTCGCGGAGATGGCCACCACGGCGGCCGGGAAAGTGGGCATCTACGTGTACGAGTGCAAGACTTGCAACAGAACTTTCCCGTCGTTTCAGGCCTTGGGAGGCCACAGGGCCAGCCACAAGAAGCCCAAGCCCACCACGGATGATGATCAGAAAAAGTCGCCTCCGGCTCCGCCGCCGCCGGATTAccaagaagaggaagaagctCCGCCACCTTCAACACAACTCCCCAATAACAAAAGCTGCCATTATTACGATCACAACAAACCCAAGATTCACGAGTGTTCAATATGCGGGTCGGAGTTTGCGTCGGGTCAAGCATTGGGTGGCCACATGAGAAGACACAGGACAGCACCTAGTACTACTGGTACAAGAATCGGCACGAGTGTCGACAACGATTCCCCGACGACGTCGCATGATGTCAGCGAGAAGCCCAGAAACACGTTGGAATTTGATCTCAACCTCCCGGCCGAGTCGCCGGAAGATGACAAGCTTCAAGATCATGAGTTTCCGGCCAAGCAGCAGCCACGTCTTGTCTTCTCCGCCGCGGCACTGGTGGATTGCCACTACTAG
- the LOC105170758 gene encoding aquaporin TIP1-1-like produces the protein MPGPNEYFNVPLRRVAIGNTEEFRQPGAVKAAVAEFISTLVFVFAGSGSGMAYNKITGNAPNSPEGLIVAAVAHAFGLFVAVAIAANISGGHVNPAVTFGLFVGGNITLFRGILYIIAQLLGSVVACLLLTFTTGGLETPAFSLSGVSVWSAFVFEIVMTFGLVYTVYATAVDPKKGDLGTIAPIAIGFIVGANILAGGAFTGASMNPAVSFGPALVSFTWTHHWVYWAGPLIGGALAGVVYEVFFISHSHEALPGSDY, from the exons ATGCCGGGCCCCAACGAGTACTTCAACGTCCCCCTCCGCCGCGTCGCCATCGGCAACACCGAGGAGTTCCGGCAGCCCGGCGCCGTGAAGGCGGCGGTGGCTGAGTTTATCAGTACCCTGGTCTTCGTCTTCGCCGGGTCTGGTTCCGGCATGGCCTACAACAAGATTACAGGGAATGCTCCCAACTCACCGGAGGGCCTCATAGTGGCGGCGGTTGCCCATGCTTTCGGCCTGTTCGTGGCGGTTGCTATCGCTGCTAACATCTCCGGCGGCCACGTGAACCCGGCCGTCACATTTGGGTTGTTCGTTGGTGGAAACATCACTCTCTTCCGTGGTATTCTGTACATCATCGCTCAGCTGCTTGGCTCCGTCGTCGCTTGCCTTCTTCTCACTTTCACCACTGGAGGCCTG GAAACACCAGCATTTTCCCTGTCGGGCGTATCAGTCTGGAGCGCCTTCGTGTTCGAGATCGTGATGACTTTCGGCCTCGTTTACACGGTCTACGCCACCGCCGTCGACCCGAAGAAGGGTGACCTGGGCACCATCGCACCCATTGCTATTGGTTTTATCGTCGGAGCCAACATTCTCGCCGGCGGCGCCTTCACCGGAGCTTCAATGAACCCGGCAGTGTCATTCGGCCCTGCTTTGGTGAGCTTCACCTGGACCCACCACTGGGTCTACTGGGCGGGGCCTCTTATCGGAGGTGCGCTCGCCGGCGTTGTCTATGAAGTGTTCTTCATCAGCCACTCCCACGAGGCACTGCCCGGAAGTGATTACTGA